The Astatotilapia calliptera chromosome 4, fAstCal1.2, whole genome shotgun sequence genome segment agctttgagcacccgcccctttaaacctctctgcacggccctggtCACTAGTAAGATGAAAGTGATACATAGTCTAGTGTCTAATATTATAGGAGGACAGATGATTGCATCATAGGGGTGGAAAACAGAATGCTGATGAGGGGTCATGAATGAGTGAGCTGAGTGAGCTGATTGTTGAGTTTCTGATGTGTGAAGAAGTTTTAACATGGAGCACATTTGGTTACATGAGAAGAAACTTATTATGTGATGAGACATCAGGGTTACGCTGTATGTTGTGTGTGGTGTGGCTGATTGGATGAATGCTTGAGATTAATCTGGCCGatgatttgtcttttgttacaaAGTTGAGCCTGCCAATTAGGTTTGGTATGATTTACTGGGTGACCGACACCTGACCACCAGGATGATCCGTGTGTTTGGCTAATGCTCTTTCCTTTAAGAGTGCTTGTAAAGGAttcaacacagacagacaagtgaCAATTGAACAGATGTGCAGTGGTTACAGAATAGTTACATGGGGCTGATCACTATTGAGCTCATGGTGAGTGACAAATTTAAGGAAAGCCACTGATTACAATGTGGAATGAAGTTGAGATGTTCAATGATTTGGAGCAAATTACGGAAAAGGTAGGGGTTTAATGAGTTTAGAATAACCCTGCAACGGTACTTGTCTCTATGATGCTGAATACTTTATTACACTTATGAGCTACAGTTGGTTGCAAATGTGAAGTTGTTCTAGGATACAGGCTCCGGGTGGACCTGGGACTTAAATAAGCTTAACATTTAACCACTGACTAATGTTTTGACACAGGGTTACAGGTTTGGAGTGGAGCTACTCCAAGAGGGACCCTGGAGCCTGGAGAATATTTTTTTAGGGAGAATGTGCAACATTCTTGTACATGTCTCATTGTGTGGGAGTTGATACATGACGAGAGCCGTGTGGCGAGAGGAGAGTCAATTTTTGATTTGCAGGTGTCATGAGGTGCCATGACGAGAAGGAGTGACTGAGGGGATCGTCCACAAGACGCCAGgcttcaggaggatcagagatcatcttcagcacagcagacatcCCACAGAGACCTGTGCTACTGGGCTTCCAGAAGATTGTCATGAGGAGATTTTGAACAGCAAAATCTTAAATGAAGTGAAAGAGTTTCGACGTTGAGGAAGAGAACTAAGGTGTACGACGTGCTCTGCCTTAAATCATCCGCGGTATTGGAACATGAGAACCTTAAGGTTGaagggagcgtgccaagctccatccGACGGGCAGGAAGAAGTTCAGCGATGGACTTGTGGTTCTGTGAAGAGCACGAATGCCAGGTGACAGTGGAATAACTAACAGCAGTAACTTACTATTCTAAAAGATTAGATCTAGTTGCTTGTGCTTTGCCTCCGTGTGTGAGATCAGTATGTGCAGCGGCTCAGGCTGTACAATGTTCCGGGAAATAGTTTTATTTCACCCTTTGACACTGCTAGTTCCACACGAGGTAGACGTTTTACTACTGCAGACTAAAATGACGTTTCTGTCACCCGCAAGAtacttgtttttaatgtcactgtTACTCTCACAACCACACATAACCATAAAGCGGTGCACAACTCTGAATCCGTCAACCCTTTTGCCAACGAAGGAAGAGGGCACTCCTCATGAGTATAGAGAGCACGTGGAGACGGAGTGTAAGCCAAGGGATGATATAAAAGATGTGCCACTTGGTGAGGGAAAGGTTTGGTTTGTTGATGGTTTGAGCTTTAAAACAGCAGAGGGACAGGCTAAAACAGGTTTTGCTGTAGTAGATAGTGAGAAAGCTATCTGTGCAGGACAGTTAGCATGTTTCATATCTGCTCAAGCAGCAGAGATAGCAACTTTAACGAAAGCGTGTAAAGCTGCAGAGAAACAAAATGTGACAATATACACTGATAGCCAATATGCATTTGCTACATTACATTTCTTTGCAGCACAGTGGGCAAGACGAGGTATGACAACCTCGACAGGGAAACCTGTAGAACACGCCAAACTCCTGCAAAATCTGCTGGACGCAGTATTAATGCCCAGTAGAATTGctgtttgtaaatgtgcagcacatACCCCAGGGAAAGATCCAGTCACATTAGGGAATGCCTTAGCAGATAAGATTGCAAAAGAGACAGCTTTAGGAGCACATGGTGTTCACATTTTAGCAGTGCAGCACCAGCAGACATTCTTATTACACGAGATGTATTGGCAGACATGCAGGCCCACATACGGCAGGAAAAACAGTTGTGGTTCACAAAAAGTGCAAGCTTGCAAGATGATGTTTATTATCTATGTGATAATACTGCCTGAGAATTTATAAGACTGCTGTGATTTTGAGCCATGGGCCGTGCCATGTCTCAACAGGGGGGATGATGGCAGCAGTAGAGCAACATTTTCATACTCTAGGACCCCAGACCCATTCACCCatttcaagttattcacatggACTTTATAGAGCTGTCCAACTGTAATAACTATAAGTACTGTCTAGTGATAGTGTGCCCTTTTTCAAAGTGGGTAGAAATTGTCCCAACTAGGAAAGCAGATGCTATTTCGGTTGCCAAAGCAATATGTACGAATATCATCCCGGAACACGGGATTCCAGAGACCATTTATAGTGATAATGGCCCACACTTTGTAAATGAACTGATTGGGTTAATGGCACAGCATCTAGGGATAACACTAAAACACCATTGTTCATATCACCCACAAAGTGCAGGGTTGGTAGATAGAACTAATGGGACAGTAAAGCTAGGACTTAGGAAAACAATGGAAGAGAAAGGCAGGACATGGTTAGGCTGTATAGAATTAGTTaagatgtacagtggggcaaaaaagtatttagtcagccaccgattgtgcaagttcccccacttaaaatgatgacagaggtcagtaatttgcaccagaggtacacttcaactgtgagagacagaatgtgaaaaaaaatccatgaattcacatggtaggatttgtaaagaatttattcgtaaattagggtggaaaataagtatttggtcacctcaaacaaggaaaatctctggctctcacagacctgtaacgtcttctgtaagaagcttttctgtcccccactcgttacctgtatgaatggcacctgtttgaactcatcatctgtataaaagacatctgtccacagcctcaaacagtcacaaGAGGAGAACACATTAGCAGATTTGAtgcttaaaatgttaaaaagtaaagaagtcATGAGAACAAATGATCTGCCAGATGATTCTGTTTCTCCACAGGAGTAGAGTCTGAAGTCTGGAGAGTCTGGGTGCTGATAAAGGCCATAAAAAGGAAGTGCTGGTCCAGTCCACGGTGGGAAGGTCCCTATCAGGTGCTGCTGACGACGCCCACAGCAGTGAAGATTGCTGAGAGATACACCTGGATACATCAAGAGCACTGCAAGAAGGTGCTTCCTGGTCGAGTCTGGGTAATGGTGAAAAGACCGGAGTACAAAGGGGGAAGAAAGTCTCTAGGGCCTCTCGTCTCAATCCTGGTGAAGAAACCAACAGATCCAGAACCCAATTTAGAA includes the following:
- the LOC113021308 gene encoding uncharacterized protein LOC113021308, with product MCSGSGCTMFREIVLFHPLTLLVPHEVDVLLLQTKMTFLSPARYLFLMSLLLSQPHITIKRCTTLNPSTLLPTKEEGTPHEYREHVETECKPRDDIKDVPLGEGKVWFVDGLSFKTAEGQAKTGFAVVDSEKAICAGQLACFISAQAAEIATLTKACKAAEKQNVTIYTDSQYAFATLHFFAAQWARRGMTTSTGKPVEHAKLLQNLLDAVLMPSRIAVCKCAAHTPGKDPVTLGNALADKIAKETALGAHGVHILAVQHQQTFLLHEMYWQTCRPTYGRKNSCGSQKVQACKMMFIIYVIILPENL